A single region of the Sorghum bicolor cultivar BTx623 chromosome 7, Sorghum_bicolor_NCBIv3, whole genome shotgun sequence genome encodes:
- the LOC8080632 gene encoding uncharacterized protein LOC8080632, with the protein MEEETPKAKKRSSVLGSLREAIAKVRFLLSFSATRWMLLRSLAGRARRLSFDSRPGLLDVEDSIIASPASSSSSSSSRITSRSASLGTATTRSLSRTSSAATASPEALKRASSSSGGASPAAGDDDDDIDQRAELFIANFYRQLRMERQVSLQLRYVRGNSWDRTLAASPSPSRGG; encoded by the coding sequence ATGGAGGAGGAGACGCCCAAGGCCAAGAAGCGGTCGTCGGTGCTCGGGAGCCTCCGGGAGGCGATCGCCAAGGTCCGGTTCCTGCTCTCCTTCAGCGCGACGCGGTGGATGCTGCTGAGGTCCCTGGCCGGCCGCGCGCGGCGCCTCAGCTTCGACTCGCGGCCGGGCCTGCTGGACGTCGAGGACAGCATCATCGCGTcgccggcctcctcctcctcgtcgtccagCTCCAGGATCACGTCCAGGTCGGCGAGCCTGGGCACGGCGACCACCAGGAGCCTGTCGCGGACCAGCAGCGCGGCCACGGCGTCGCCCGAGGCGCTGAAGAGGGCGTCGTCGTCCAGCGGCGGCGCGTCGCCGGCGGCgggggacgacgacgacgacatcgACCAGCGCGCGGAGCTGTTCATCGCCAACTTCTACAGGCAGCTGCGGATGGAGCGGCAGGTGTCGCTGCAGCTGCGGTACGTCCGGGGGAACAGCTGGGACAGGACTCTTGCCGCTTCTCCGTCTCCTTCCAGGGGAGGGTGA